One Vallitalea pronyensis genomic region harbors:
- a CDS encoding HAMP domain-containing sensor histidine kinase translates to MKSRKPRHYRLKVEFLLAILLSFFIAAFGMYGISSLYESFAEKKYEKELDKIDLEVNAIFSEIETYIKANKINHYNQYLLDQELKRYLPYVLDVRIYNKDELEILLLEEYEPWPIYQYQYVVTEDHIYILAVKLDTIGKYYTIVSIMFIIGFITLFVISLSYFISRKQKYLRKIGQGLDILEGGRLDHQVPIKGNDEITDVARHINQMSKALKSRIDKEKLDEQAKNQLIANLSHDLRTPLTSITGYLTLLKDNYDNQGDIHPQYLDICLNKSTALGDLIEQLFEYVMLSNGQMQLHSSPIHISRYISQTCYEWASLLEEKHLNLQFQVQACDKPYLIDVDKFNRVMENLFKNILKYAHPDKEISLITYDDVTSYRIEIANGIQDGIELSEKDIFNRFFTSDRTMESAGIGLAICKEIVAMHGGEIQAHIAERRFTIVIDLFQN, encoded by the coding sequence TTGAAAAGTAGAAAGCCCCGTCATTACCGTTTAAAAGTAGAATTTCTTTTGGCGATTCTTTTAAGTTTTTTTATTGCTGCTTTTGGTATGTATGGTATTAGCTCCCTGTATGAAAGTTTTGCGGAAAAGAAATACGAAAAAGAGTTAGATAAAATTGATTTGGAAGTAAATGCTATTTTTTCGGAAATAGAAACGTATATAAAAGCGAATAAGATAAATCATTATAATCAATATTTATTGGATCAAGAGCTAAAACGCTATTTGCCATATGTGTTGGATGTGAGGATCTATAATAAAGATGAGTTAGAAATCTTGTTACTAGAAGAATATGAACCATGGCCAATCTATCAATATCAATATGTGGTGACAGAAGATCACATCTATATTCTTGCCGTTAAATTGGACACAATAGGCAAATATTATACGATCGTTAGCATTATGTTTATCATTGGGTTCATTACTTTATTTGTTATCAGTTTAAGTTATTTTATCAGTAGAAAGCAGAAGTATCTTCGGAAAATTGGCCAAGGCTTAGATATACTAGAAGGGGGTAGACTTGATCACCAAGTGCCTATCAAAGGAAACGACGAGATTACAGATGTTGCCAGGCACATTAATCAAATGAGTAAAGCTTTAAAAAGCCGAATAGATAAAGAAAAGCTTGACGAACAAGCTAAAAATCAATTAATAGCCAATCTATCCCATGATCTTAGAACCCCATTGACATCCATTACAGGGTACTTAACATTACTCAAAGACAATTACGATAATCAAGGTGATATACATCCTCAGTATCTGGATATTTGTCTTAATAAATCAACGGCATTAGGGGATCTTATTGAGCAGTTATTTGAATATGTCATGTTATCCAATGGACAAATGCAGTTACACAGCTCACCGATACATATAAGCAGGTATATCAGCCAGACGTGTTATGAATGGGCGTCCTTATTAGAAGAGAAGCATTTGAATCTTCAATTTCAAGTACAAGCATGTGACAAGCCGTACTTGATTGATGTTGATAAGTTTAATCGGGTGATGGAAAACTTATTTAAGAACATATTAAAATATGCTCACCCAGATAAAGAGATCTCCTTGATCACCTATGATGATGTAACCAGTTATCGGATTGAAATTGCCAATGGCATCCAAGATGGTATTGAATTATCGGAGAAAGATATTTTTAATCGATTCTTTACATCGGATCGAACCATGGAAAGTGCTGGTATTGGTTTGGCTATATGCAAAGAAATTGTAGCCATGCATGGAGGGGAGATTCAAGCCCATATCGCTGAGAGACGATTTACCATTGTCATTGATTTGTTTCAAAATTAG